The following nucleotide sequence is from Catonella massiliensis.
AAGGTAACAGGCATACTAAACACAGGTGGAAGAGAAGAGGACTATGTATATATGTCTATGGAGGACCTTGAGACCCTTGCAGGGGCAAAAGGCAACATTGATTTAGCTGAGGTAAGTATATCGACCTCAGGTGAAGGTCTTAACAAGTACGTTGCTGAGATAAACAAGAAGGTGGATACAGTGAGTGCAAGCCTGGTTAAGAGGGTTACAGCTTCTGAAACCACAGTACTCTCAAAGCTCCAGGCTCTTGTATTTCTTGTTACAGCTATAGTTCTTGCACTAACGATGATATGTGTTGCAACAACTATGACAGCTGTAGTTACTGAGAGAAGGAAAGAGATAGGACTTAGAAAGGCAATAGGTGCATCGGATTCAAGCATAATCAAAGAATTTATGGGAGAAGGCATACTGCTTGGAGGTCTTGGCGGAGTTGTAGGCTCAGTTATCGGTTTTGCCTTTGCACAGACCGTCAGTGTCAATGTATTTGGCAGTTCGATATCCTTTAGGCCATTGCTTGTGCCTATAACCATCATTGTATCTATAGCAGTTACAGGTATTGCCTGCCTCATACCTATAAGGACAACAACCAAGATAGATCCTGCTTTAGTGTTAAAAGGAGAATAAAAAATGAGCTTGTTAGAGTTGAAAGATGTATACAAAATATATGGTGACCTTCACGCCCTTGACAATGTTAACTTCAAGGTGGAAAAGGGCGAGTGGGTGTCTATAATGGGGCCTTCAGGCTCAGGTAAGAGTACTATGATGAATATAATAGGCTGTATGGATAAGCCTACCAAGGGTTCAGTCCTCTTAGACGGAGTAGATATAGCAAAGGAAAGTGCAAAGAACCTTACTAATATCCGTAGAGATAAGATAGGACTAATCTTCCAGCAGTTCCATCTTGTAAACTATCTTACAGCCCTTGAAAATGTTATGCTTGCACAGTATTATCACAGCATTACAGATGAAAAAGAGGCTATGGAAGCTCTTGACAGGGTGGGTCTTGCAGACAGGGCTAAGCACCTTCCAAGCCAGCTCTCAGGTGGAGAGCAGCAGAGAGTATGCGTAGCAAGAGCTCTTATCAACCAGCCGGAAATCATCCTTGCAGATGAGCCTACAGGTAACCTTGATGATGCCAACGAAGAGGTGGTAGTAGAACTCTTTAGGAAGCTCCACAGCGAAGGCACCACCCTCATTGTGGTTACTCACGACATTGAGGTAGCTGAGGTCGCTCAGAGGATGATAGTGCTTCGTAACGGCAAGATATCAAAGGAAAGTGTAAACAGTAACTTTACAGGACATATAAGGTTTCATGAGTAATTAAGCTTTTATGATACTAAATTTAGTTGGATAGCCTGAGCTGATAATGGCTAAGCAAGTCTGGACATTTATCAGCGAAGGCGTAACTTAGCGTGGAAATTATAAGGAGTAAAATGATGAAAAAGTATATGAGAATTGTGAGCTTTGCGTCTATAGTCGCTATGCTTACTGCCTGTGGCGGCAGTGTGAAGCTTGCTGATGGAAGCTACGAGGGAACCAGCTCAGTTTATACTAATCCTGATGGCTCAGATGCAGGAAATGGCTATGGCGTGGTTAAGATTACCGTAAAGGATAATGCAATTACCGAGTGCAGCTTTACGACCTACGAGCCTGACGGCACTGAGAAGGGTGCTGACTACGGTAAGAAGCAGGGAAGCGTAGCAAATAGAGATTTCTACAACAAGGCGCAGAAGGCTGTTAAGGCTTGCGATGAGTATGCAAAGCTCCTTGTTCAGAGCGGCAATCCTGATGATATTGATGCGATATCAGGTGCAACCATAAATCATGACCAGTTTGTTGAGGCAGCAAAGATAGCTCTTGACTCAGCAAAAGCAAAATAATGATGAGAATAATTAAAATATTAAAGCATCTTCTTATAGTGACAGGTGCGTTGTTTATATTGGTAGGAGTCCCTTTGATGATGACAGATTATTGGAGGGGGCTCCTATCTTCAGATGAGGCAGATGCGGTATCAAGCCCTTCGGTTGTCATAGATAAGCCCTCAGGCAACTACATAGTGCTAATAAACACCAGGCTTCATACGGATAAGGAGAAGTTAAACCAGTGGATAGATTTCTTTGATGGAAAAGAAACTGACATTATCTTTGAAGACATAGCCTGTACTGTGGCTGAGGGTGATACAATGGGGCTGGAAATGGCAGAGAGCTTCCGCTCAAAGCTTCCGGAAAATCAGATGAAGATAAAAAAAGAAGAAGCAGTTTTGGTTGTGTCAAGGGCAGAAGAAGGCAAATTTGACGTTCTACTGATGTCGAAAGAATTTGCAGACTCATATAAGCTCAAAGAAAAGAACAAGGCTTACATAGAGGATATAACTATAAGCGAGGAGAAGAAGTCCGGATGAGAAAGTGGAATACTATTATCAGCCTTATTTTAATAATACTGTTTTTGATTCATGCTGTGGCAGGCTCATTTCAGCTTATGAAGATAATACCCGGCGGTAATGTCTTGATGAAAACTCTCTCCTATATTTTAATGGCGTTTTTGATAGCCCATATAGTGATAGGAACCAAGCTTACCATAGATTCGCTCATTGCAGGTAAAAAGAGCGGAAAGTTTTACCTTAGGGAGAATGCGGTATTTTGGATAAGAAGGATAACAGGCTTTGCTATGATTCTCCTTATTGCCTGCCACATAATCCTATTCTCAAGTAAGAAAGATGTATTTAGGCTGAAAGAATTTAACGAAATTCAACTCATTTTTTCTATTCTTCTTGTTCTTACACTCGTGGTACATATACTATCCAATATAAGGCCTTTGCTCATTAGCTTCGGTATAGCGGGCTTTAGAGCCTATGTCAAAGACATACTGCTTGTGCTTGCGTTTATTCTTCTTATGTCAACAGTAGCTTTTGTGATTTATTTCCTTAGATGGAATGTAATGTGGAGGTACTAAAGTGGTAAATATAATAGGAGCCGGGCTTGCAGGGCTCTCTGCAGCAATTACCCTTGCTGAAAAAGGAATAAGCTGTAACCTCGTTTCTAACTATCCATCTGAGAGGGCTCAGTCGGTTATGGCAGAGGGTGGCATAAACGGAGCCTTAGATACTATGGGAGAGGGAGATAACGTAGAGAATCATTTTGCAGATACAATGAAGGCGGGAGGAGACATAGCTGATGAGGCCGCAGTTCGTGGACTAACGAATGCCGCTCCCGATATAATCAGGTATCTTGCAAGTCTAGGTGTGCCATTTAACCTAAAAGACAATCTTATACAGCTAAGAAACTTTGGAGGACAGAAGAAGAAAAGAACAGCCTATGCAAAAAGCAGTACAGGCAAGGTTCTTATGACTGCCCTGATAGATGAAGTAAGGAAGTATGAGGCCATAGGACTTATAAAAAGGTATAGCCATCACGAGTTCTTAGAGCTTAGGCTTGATAATGATGGAGGGGTCTGTAAGGGAGTAGAAATAAGGGATAATTACACTGGCAGGGTGTATTATCTAAGAGGAAGCGTAATCCTTGCAACTGGGGGGTTCGCAGGTATATTTAGGGGAGTTACCACAGGTACAACTGCCAACACTGGAGATGTGACTGCCAAGGTATTTTCCCAAGGGGTCAGGCTTAGCAATCTTGAGATGATACAGTATCATCCTACAACTATAGAAATAGCCGACAAGGTCTGTCTTGTGTCCGAGGCTGCGAGGGGAGAAGGCGGACGTCTTTTCGTTTATAAGGATAATGAAAAATACTACTTTATGGAGGAGAGGTATCCAGAGCTTAAGAACCTTATGCCAAGAGATGTGGTTTCAAGGGAAATGTATTTTGTAAGCAGGGAAAATAAAGGTGCTCAGGTCTATCTTGATATGACCGAACTTAAAGAGGAAGTCTGGGAGGAGAGACTGCCGGATCTAAGAGAAGAGATTATCCACTACCTAAGTATAGATCCTAAAAATGAGCCTATCCCTGTAAGGCCAGGCATCCACTACTTTATGGGTGGAATAGATGTAGACATAGACCACAAGACCAATATAGTAAACCTCTATGCGGCAGGAGAGGCCTGCTCGGCCTATCACGGGGCGAACAGACTTGGAGGCAATTCCCTTCTAGGTGCAATATACGGAGGAAGGAAGGCAGGTCAGAGTGTGATAAAAGACTCTAATTCTGCAGGTACAGTGGATGCAGACTATGACATTAAAGATATTACTACGGATGTAGAATATAAAGAGAGTGAATTTGAAAATGCAAGAGATAGCTTTATAATAGAGCTAAGAGATATTTTACTCTCTGCACTAGGGATAGTGAGAAATGAAGCACTGCTTAATGAGGGACTTACTGCAATCGCCAAGCTATCTAACAGGCAGTTAAATGAAAGGGAAAAAGACAGGCTTAGCCTTGCAAAGGCACTCATACTAAGTGCGCTGTACAGGAAAGAAAGCAGGGGAGCAAACTATAGGGAAGACTACCCCGATAGAAGTGATGAGTATAAGGGCTTAACTAAGGCTCATATAAGCGGGGAAAATATAAACATAGAATTATGGAGAACCAATGGAAGTAATAATTGAGATTAAAAGGCAGGAGGATGTAAAAAGCAGTGCCTATTTTCAAAGCATCAGGCTTACTCCTGAAAAAGAAAATCTGACGGTGGCAAGCCTGCTTCGTGAGATAAATGCTAATCCTGACATAAGAGATATAGAGGGAGAGCCCGTGCCCTACATAAGCTGGGAGTGCAGCTGTCTCCAGAAAAAATGCGGAGCCTGTGCTATTCTTGTAAATGGAAGGCCAAG
It contains:
- a CDS encoding ABC transporter permease; translated protein: MKNRKMFLRMITASLMRRKSRMIIALLAIAIGAAILSGLVTIYYDVPRQMGAEFRNYGANMVLTPTDRRFTQSDLKKATDVIKSNELVGATPFRYETVRMHEQPILAAGTIMDDVKKTSPYWLVDGNWPKQSGELLLGKNISDSLELKVGDSVTVSFTPENVAKDQQDNTLDFKVTGILNTGGREEDYVYMSMEDLETLAGAKGNIDLAEVSISTSGEGLNKYVAEINKKVDTVSASLVKRVTASETTVLSKLQALVFLVTAIVLALTMICVATTMTAVVTERRKEIGLRKAIGASDSSIIKEFMGEGILLGGLGGVVGSVIGFAFAQTVSVNVFGSSISFRPLLVPITIIVSIAVTGIACLIPIRTTTKIDPALVLKGE
- a CDS encoding ABC transporter ATP-binding protein, which encodes MSLLELKDVYKIYGDLHALDNVNFKVEKGEWVSIMGPSGSGKSTMMNIIGCMDKPTKGSVLLDGVDIAKESAKNLTNIRRDKIGLIFQQFHLVNYLTALENVMLAQYYHSITDEKEAMEALDRVGLADRAKHLPSQLSGGEQQRVCVARALINQPEIILADEPTGNLDDANEEVVVELFRKLHSEGTTLIVVTHDIEVAEVAQRMIVLRNGKISKESVNSNFTGHIRFHE
- a CDS encoding FMN-binding protein, whose translation is MKKYMRIVSFASIVAMLTACGGSVKLADGSYEGTSSVYTNPDGSDAGNGYGVVKITVKDNAITECSFTTYEPDGTEKGADYGKKQGSVANRDFYNKAQKAVKACDEYAKLLVQSGNPDDIDAISGATINHDQFVEAAKIALDSAKAK
- a CDS encoding pilus assembly protein PilX; protein product: MRKWNTIISLILIILFLIHAVAGSFQLMKIIPGGNVLMKTLSYILMAFLIAHIVIGTKLTIDSLIAGKKSGKFYLRENAVFWIRRITGFAMILLIACHIILFSSKKDVFRLKEFNEIQLIFSILLVLTLVVHILSNIRPLLISFGIAGFRAYVKDILLVLAFILLMSTVAFVIYFLRWNVMWRY
- a CDS encoding FAD-binding protein; the protein is MVNIIGAGLAGLSAAITLAEKGISCNLVSNYPSERAQSVMAEGGINGALDTMGEGDNVENHFADTMKAGGDIADEAAVRGLTNAAPDIIRYLASLGVPFNLKDNLIQLRNFGGQKKKRTAYAKSSTGKVLMTALIDEVRKYEAIGLIKRYSHHEFLELRLDNDGGVCKGVEIRDNYTGRVYYLRGSVILATGGFAGIFRGVTTGTTANTGDVTAKVFSQGVRLSNLEMIQYHPTTIEIADKVCLVSEAARGEGGRLFVYKDNEKYYFMEERYPELKNLMPRDVVSREMYFVSRENKGAQVYLDMTELKEEVWEERLPDLREEIIHYLSIDPKNEPIPVRPGIHYFMGGIDVDIDHKTNIVNLYAAGEACSAYHGANRLGGNSLLGAIYGGRKAGQSVIKDSNSAGTVDADYDIKDITTDVEYKESEFENARDSFIIELRDILLSALGIVRNEALLNEGLTAIAKLSNRQLNEREKDRLSLAKALILSALYRKESRGANYREDYPDRSDEYKGLTKAHISGENINIELWRTNGSNN